In Hyphomicrobium denitrificans ATCC 51888, the DNA window CAGCGTCTGCAGGAGTATAATCAGCGCCTCGCGGCTTCGGGATGCAAAAGCTACGACCTCGATTACGAGCTGAAGCAAACCGATCCGACCGCTTCGCCGACACCACGGATCGCGCCGCCCAAGAAGGCCAAGGCGCCCGCCGATGCGGCCAAAAAGAAGCAGCCGTGACGGCACGGGCATGACTTCGGCGCTCTGTTGGCGATCCTCAGAATAACGGTTGCCGTCCCCGGCTGGCGTTCGCCGCGTTTGGCTGTAGATTGCCGCCATGACCGAACAGAACGCAGACGCGACGCCCATCGAGCGCGCAAACAATTTTCCCTGGCCGCCCGTGCTGCTGATCGTGCTGATCGCGGCGGCATCGCTCGCAACGCGCGTTTGGCCGCTTCCATGGCCGGGAATGAACGACAGCCCTGCGCATTGGATCGGCATCGGCTTCGGCGTTGCCGGCGTCGCTCTGATCGTCTGGAGCATCCGGACGCTGACAAAAAACGGGACGACGTTTAATCCCGCTGGAACATCCAGCGCACTGGTGACCTCCGGCCCGTTCGCGCGTTTTCGCAACCCGATCTACATCGGCGACGTGCTGGTGCTGCTGGGCACGGCCGAAATTACCAAATCGGTCTGGTTCGTCGGCGCGGCTTTGATTTTTGCGATCCTGGTGACGATCCTGCAAATCATCCCGGAGGAACGTCACCTCGAAC includes these proteins:
- a CDS encoding methyltransferase family protein — protein: MTEQNADATPIERANNFPWPPVLLIVLIAAASLATRVWPLPWPGMNDSPAHWIGIGFGVAGVALIVWSIRTLTKNGTTFNPAGTSSALVTSGPFARFRNPIYIGDVLVLLGTAEITKSVWFVGAALIFAILVTILQIIPEERHLERQFGDAYIEYKARSRRWI